GATGTCGGGggtaataatgattttttcGTCAGAGAGAAGGTTATGGTCGCTAAGTGACGTGTTTGACAGATAAATTGCATCCAAGTGATCAACATGCTCGAATGCAATGTGCTTGGTGTCATTGACGGTTGATTGAATAGCCTTTTTCTCGGAGGATGCATTTGCAGGTGCAGACGGCTTGTGGGTACAGTCTTCCAACAAATAATCCAAGTGCTTAACTCCTAGCAAAGCCTTAACATTGCAGTAGAGTCTGTATGCAATATAGAAACCTGGAACATTAGGCACTATTGGAACTAATGCAAAGGGCAAACTAATAGGGATACCAATGGCACATAGTATGGAGTATTTGAGGTGCGTTTTGTAAGCATCGTCTCGGAACAGATAGAGTTGATTCAAGATGGTGGTAGGTGACTGGAACTTAGGATGGTACAACGGGATAGGTTTAATCTGACTCGAGGGTATTTTTAACTCGTCTGCTTGAGATTGCATGAATCGGGTGGAAGAATGCGTAGTCTGCTTGGCATAATCGTCGTTGACCTCTCTGATCATCCATTTCTGCGATGGAAAAGACTTCAAACAATTTTCTTCGTACGGAATCGTATCTAACAACTTCTTGATCAACCTGACAATCTTGACGTTAACGCTAATCTCTGATTCGTTCAACTTTTTCCACCCTTTGCTCGCCACAGACGTGATCTTCTCTTCGAGCTTGGTCACCCACAGAATCGACTTTGCCTGAGTTACATCTAATACCGAAGGCTGGTGATTACAGAATATATAAGATTTGTAGTTCGTGATGGGAATGGAAAGTACATAAATCGAATCATTATCTATTGGGGTGGCGACCTTGGCCAGGCTTGATTGACACCTGCCAATGAAGAGTGCGGGTCTTACTTCACCAATTCTTAATCGTCCAGCCTGACGTTTTAAAACACTCGAGACAACCATCGTATTCTTCGATACGCCTATAGTACTGATCATTGTAGACGTACTATAATTCTATATCCAACTAAATCTACAAAAATAATACTTTCGGTCTTCTGATAATTGATGTTCCAGCATGTCGCAGTATTGCTCAACGTGACCGACATATCAATGACGTTAGCATTGCCTAATTTCACTAAATGGTCTACATGATGCCCGTAATACGACACACTGGCGGCATTTTAGTTGTTTGTAGAGAATAAACATCGTCAAGGAGCCACTTGACGCAAATTAAAAGCTGACCCGTAGGCCGTTATAGCATATTTATGTCCTCATcgctgaaaaatttcagaaCCTCCCctccttttttttttcattctaGAAAACGATATTCTGTCTAGCTAGAGAACCTAGACAAACAGAAACATGGGCGCAGGATATACTCGATTGAAGATACAGTCAATTGGACTATAATATTGTAGAGTCTCCAGTGTTCCTTGTTCCTTATCATCGGTAGAACAAAGTATATACAGGATCATATTTTTGTTCCATAAAGAGTATTTGTTTGTGTTTCCCACTATTAGGCATTGCTATTAACTAAGAAACTAAACGAATAGAGCATTTTTAACAGCTAGACTAATTAGAAGCATATTATAGTAGCCTGATGTCAGAACTTGATGGAGAACGGAATCAGGGGGCCCCAAACTCAGGAAATAATCGAGTATTGAGTTCAGGAAATAGTTTGACCGAATCTAGACAGTCGTTCACCAAAGCACCAACTCATGCATTTGACAACACCAGAGTTAAATCGTACAGTCATAAAGCAAATATAATACCCCCATATGTGTTGGATACGTTATCGCAGGCACATTACAAGGACCAATTAAACAATACGAATGTAAATAGCAATCAGCCGGACCCCAATCCATCACTCAAGACGTCTCATTCgaaaattgatgatgaagaacaGTATTTGAGTTTCTCCAACGACCCATTTGTCAAATCGATGAATAATAACTGGCACAATCTTTTGCGGTCGGTAGAACAGCGTCCAGCATATGCTCCGGGGAGAATGAAGTTGGACGACGATTTCAACACCGATTGGAAGTTGGATGGTCCATGGGGAGGAGAGGATAGACTAAAGACGGCGTTGTTGGGCCAATCTTCCGCAGAAGAGGACACATATATTGCAGATGATATTGGGTGTTTTGGGTGTTTCGGCAAAAATAAAGACGAAACACTGGACCACGATCATCCTAAGGTGAGGTCGAAGGCTGGATACTGGATGTCGGACGAAAAGAGAAAAGACGTGGTTCCAATATTAAAGAGGATATTCGTCCAGAACCCTCTTGTACCGCTTCTCttaagaatattgattata
The nucleotide sequence above comes from Debaryomyces hansenii CBS767 chromosome A complete sequence. Encoded proteins:
- a CDS encoding DEHA2D15400p (weakly similar to uniprot|P48569 Saccharomyces cerevisiae YDL183C Hypothetical ORF) — its product is MVVSSVLKRQAGRLRIGEVRPALFIGRCQSSSAKVATPIDNDSIYVLSIPITNYKSYIFCNHQPSVLDVTQAKSISWVTKLEEKITSVASKGWKKLNESEISVNVKIVRLIKKLLDTIPYEENCLKSFPSQKWMIREVNDDYAKQTTHSSTRFMQSQADELKIPSSQIKPIPLYHPKFQSPTTILNQLYSFRDDAYKTHLKYSILCAIGIPISLPFALVPIVPNVPGFYIAYRLYCNVKALLGVKHLDYLLEDCTHKPSAPANASSEKKAIQSTVNDTKHIAFEHVDHLDAIYSSNTSLSDHNLLSDEKIIITPDIIDGLCQNFDLPHLKEDLLKALRQESHRLKKAENTQQS
- a CDS encoding DEHA2D15422p (weakly similar to uniprot|Q7LGS2 Saccharomyces cerevisiae YDL133W Hypothetical ORF), whose product is MSELDGERNQGAPNSGNNRVLSSGNSLTESRQSFTKAPTHAFDNTRVKSYSHKANIIPPYVLDTLSQAHYKDQLNNTNVNSNQPDPNPSLKTSHSKIDDEEQYLSFSNDPFVKSMNNNWHNLLRSVEQRPAYAPGRMKLDDDFNTDWKLDGPWGGEDRLKTALLGQSSAEEDTYIADDIGCFGCFGKNKDETSDHDHPKVRSKAGYWMSDEKRKDVVPILKRIFVQNPLVPLLLRILIICFSTCALAFACSIFVLSRHKYDGSTVEQQPSTIMAIVVQCCAIVYLIYISYDEYSGKPLGLRNPLGKMKLIMLDLLFIIFSSANLSLTFNTLYDGEWVCQNDDTPELRSLGIFTPIVSSICRRQRALAAFLFLVLCLWVLTFTISIIRVVDRVSVSPRND